In Crinalium epipsammum PCC 9333, the genomic window TGCTCGGTGAGAATTGTATTGTAGCTTTGTTGGGTTAACATACTTAGGATGCTAGATACTATTTTAGATTTTAGATTGAGAGCTTATTTAATGTAACATCCCAAATCTAAAATCTAAAATTTGGGAGGATGTGCGGAAGTAGTTTGCAAATGTTCAATTAAGAACCTTTTATTTTGCTCTCTCCCCCTGCCTCCTCTGCCCCTCTGGTTCCTCTGCGTAAGCTCTATGTTTTAATCTATTGGGCAGCTAAATAGACAATGAAACTGCTACCTTGACCTAAAGCAGACCGAACCTCAATTTTACCTTGATGAGCTTCTACAATCCGGCGAGATAAATGTAGTCCTAAACCGCTACCCGAACGTTTGTGGCTTCCAGGGCGGAACCGTTCAAATAGCATTGATTGATCTTCTGGGGTAATGCCTGGACCAGTATCTTTTACTTCAACTACTACCCAGGAACTATCGGGCTTCAAGTTTACCTCTATCGATCCTGCTTCTGTAAACTTGATGGCATTGCCAATTAAGTTGGTAAAAACTCGATGCAATTCTAAGCGATCGCCTACTACTTTTCCTGAAGCTTGTCCCTCAAGGTTAAGCTTGAGAGCGAGAGTTTTTTCATCTGCCAAAGGAGATAGTTCTTGGACAACTTCCTTAAGTAGTTCTCGCAAATCAACAGGTGAAAATATCAAACTTTTACGACCTGCTTCATAGCGGTAAACTTCCAGCAAAGTATTTACCATTGCTAACAAGTTGCGGTTACTACGAGCCATCGTAGAAATCGCTTCTGCCATTGGTGGAGATTGTTCTCCTAATGCTCCCTGCTGGAACAGCGACAACATCCGATCTGCTGCTACCAAAGGGGTACGCAAATCATGGGTAAGCCTAGATACAAAATCTTCCCTCTGGCGGGCAATTTGATCGCGCTCGTCTACGCTATGTTTTAGTCGTAGTAGCGATCGCACTCGCGCCAACAATTCATCCACTTCTACAGGTTTGCGGATAAAGTCATCTGCACCCGTATCTAGTCCTTGAACTACGCTGGGTTGGTCGTAAGCAGTAATCAATAATATTGGAATAAATGGCAACTGCTGATTCTTGCGGATACGTTGAGTCACTTCATATCCATCCATCCCTGGCATCATCACGTCTAATAACACTAAATCCGGTGATGACTGTTCTATAGAGTTGAGCGCAGTGCGACCATCTTCAGCCAGTGTGATGTGATATCCCTCTTCTTCCAAAATTGTTTGAACTAGGAACAAGTTATCCGGCGAATCATCAACAACCAGAATGTGGTCAGTTTTATTAGATAAATTTCCAAGCGAATGATTCATATAAACGGTTGATTAACCACAAAGTAGCAGAATTTTAACTTTTATAACAACAAGTGTCTTAGGTATTATTTTTTCTTTAAATTGCTTAAATTACCTCATCCCCGCGAAAGATTATCATCAGAAGTTTGTTAATTGCTTTATTTACTCTACTAATTGTCGTGCTTTTAGTTAATACCTCTAGTTAGATCTAATCCAAGAAGCATTTCGGGGGTATGTCGCTTTTGTCGTTGGAGCAAAAAAATAAATTATTAAAGTATATCAAACATTAGACCTCACCGAAGAATAGGGGGGGGGGGAGAGGAGGGAGGGAGGGAGGGAGGGAGGGAGGAGAGAAAGTAAGAGTGTTTGATAACTTTTCTTCTGTATAGAAATAAAAAAGTACAAGTTTATTTGCGCGTTATCTTACTTAACTTCAAATTCAGAAATTTTAAATGAGTAGGTTGGGTTGCAACCCAACCTACCAATATTTATGCCTAAGTATTGAAATGAAACTGATGATTAATTGCTTTTAAAGTTCGTCCTTAACTAATTTGCGTTTGGGTTTCTTGGTAAATCCATGCTGTAGCAAATGCAAAATCCAGTTCTGTAGATCGTCGATGTATGTAAACAGTACAGGCACTACTAACAATGTCAACAAAGTAGAAGTAGTAAAACCACCCAAAATCGCTACTCCCATCGGGCTACGCACTTCTGCACCTGCACCTATTCCTAATGCTAGTGGTAGCGTACCCGCAATACTCGCTAGGGAAGTCATTAAAATTGGTCGCAGACGTGATAACCCAGCCGCCATTACGGAATGAAATTGTGGTTTTCCTTCTTGTTGGAAGATTAATGTATAGTCTACTAGCAAAATCGAGTTTTTGGTCACAATGCCCATCAGTAGGACAATACCAATTAAGGCATATATCCCTAAAGATTTTTGAGAAATCATTAAACCTAATAATGCACCACCTAAGCAAAATGGCAAAGCTGCCATGATGGTAATTGGATGTAGAAAGTTGTTATACAACAACACTAAGATGGCATAGATACAAGTGAGTGCTAAGGCTAAAGCACCACCAAAACGACCAAAGATTTCTTGCATAATCTTGGCATCTCCTGCCGATTCCTCTACTACTCCTGCGGGTAAAGGATTCATTGCAGGTAGCGCCTTGACAGTTTCCATAGCTTCTCCCAAAGAAGCACCTTGTAAGTTACCTTGTACGGAAACTTGACGAGCGCGATTATAGCGATTAATTTGAGCGGGACCATTACCAAAGCGAATATCTGCTACTGCTGATAGGGGAACCAGGGAGTTATTTTGACCTGGGACTTGCAGATTTTTTATTGTGTCGATATCTAAACGCTCTTGGGGATTGATTTGTACTCTAATGGGAATTTGACGATCGCTCAGATTAAATTTAGCTAAGTTGGATTCATTGTCACCAATAGTAGCTAAAGATGCTGTCCGGGCGATCGCTTGTACTGTTACTCCTAAATCTGCGGCTCTAATCGGATCGGGGATAATTAAAATTTCTGGTTTAACTAAACTAGCACTTGAGCTAACTTCTACCAACATCGGTAGTTCTCGCATTTGCTTTTCTAAAGCTAAAGCAGCTTGGTTTAACGCTTCAGGATTTTCACTTTTTAAAACAATTGATACATCCTTGGAAGCGCCACCCCCGCCTTGAGATTGGAAACTAATTCTCGCCCCAGGAATTTTGGCAAGAGGTTGACGGCTTTGTTTCTCAAACTCAGACTGAGATAAATTCGGACGTTCTTCTTTTGCTTTAAGTTGAATAGTTAGTGTTGCCGTATTTACATCAATTGCAGCTAAGACGCTATTGACAGCAGGACTTTGTTGCAATACTGCTGTAGCTTGTTGGGCAACTTGAGTGGTGTCGTTGAGGGTA contains:
- a CDS encoding sensor histidine kinase, encoding MNHSLGNLSNKTDHILVVDDSPDNLFLVQTILEEEGYHITLAEDGRTALNSIEQSSPDLVLLDVMMPGMDGYEVTQRIRKNQQLPFIPILLITAYDQPSVVQGLDTGADDFIRKPVEVDELLARVRSLLRLKHSVDERDQIARQREDFVSRLTHDLRTPLVAADRMLSLFQQGALGEQSPPMAEAISTMARSNRNLLAMVNTLLEVYRYEAGRKSLIFSPVDLRELLKEVVQELSPLADEKTLALKLNLEGQASGKVVGDRLELHRVFTNLIGNAIKFTEAGSIEVNLKPDSSWVVVEVKDTGPGITPEDQSMLFERFRPGSHKRSGSGLGLHLSRRIVEAHQGKIEVRSALGQGSSFIVYLAAQ